A genomic window from Sulfurimonas paralvinellae includes:
- a CDS encoding PaaI family thioesterase, with the protein MAENEVNEEDLELEDYRDDEEQVFIKTHEKINQDLCGEVIKLEQGYVELRLTTTPEMVADEVGLIHGGFIFSSADYAAMLAVNERNVVLVASDCQFLSPVKFHDEVNFVARVRHKEGRKRNVHVEAFVLDIKVFEGEFKTVVTERHVLKLKLLDDEDKASGTRPEEKE; encoded by the coding sequence ATGGCAGAAAATGAAGTAAACGAAGAAGATTTAGAACTTGAAGATTATCGGGACGATGAAGAGCAGGTTTTCATTAAGACACATGAAAAAATCAATCAAGATCTTTGCGGAGAGGTCATAAAACTCGAGCAGGGTTATGTTGAACTGCGGCTGACGACAACGCCTGAGATGGTGGCAGATGAAGTAGGGCTCATTCACGGTGGTTTTATCTTCTCATCTGCAGATTATGCGGCTATGCTCGCTGTCAATGAAAGAAATGTCGTACTCGTTGCAAGTGATTGTCAATTTCTCTCACCCGTCAAATTTCATGATGAGGTAAATTTTGTAGCTCGCGTGAGACATAAAGAGGGACGCAAGCGCAATGTTCATGTTGAAGCGTTCGTTCTTGACATCAAAGTCTTTGAAGGAGAGTTCAAAACGGTTGTAACGGAGCGGCATGTGCTAAAACTCAAACTACTCGATGACGAGGACAAAGCAAGCGGTACACGGCCGGAAGAGAAAGAATAA
- a CDS encoding class I SAM-dependent DNA methyltransferase, with protein MSTFDTRAENWDSGDIRVNGAKVIADAIIKRFPLNKEMEILDFGVGTGLLGFEIAKHVKQVSGVDTSAGMLAKLQEKNTPECNIISIHQDIIKEPLTQQFDGIVSSMTLHHVEDLEAFFKTIHNNIKNGGFIAIADLESEDGSFHSDNTGVHHFGFHENELREIVQKSGFKDVKIENINTIQKPHRDFGVFLLTAGK; from the coding sequence ATGAGTACATTTGACACAAGAGCAGAGAACTGGGACAGTGGTGACATCCGTGTAAATGGTGCAAAGGTAATTGCCGATGCTATCATAAAAAGATTTCCACTCAACAAAGAGATGGAGATACTAGATTTTGGTGTAGGTACGGGACTGCTTGGCTTTGAGATAGCAAAGCATGTCAAACAAGTAAGCGGCGTCGATACTTCCGCAGGCATGCTGGCAAAACTTCAAGAGAAAAACACTCCTGAATGCAACATCATTTCCATACATCAAGACATCATAAAAGAGCCGCTCACACAGCAGTTTGACGGAATTGTCAGCTCAATGACCCTGCATCACGTAGAAGATTTAGAAGCGTTTTTCAAAACAATCCATAACAACATAAAAAACGGCGGATTCATAGCCATAGCCGACTTGGAGAGTGAAGACGGCTCATTCCATTCAGACAACACAGGCGTACACCATTTTGGATTTCATGAAAATGAATTGCGTGAGATAGTACAAAAGAGTGGTTTTAAAGATGTAAAGATCGAAAATATCAACACTATCCAAAAACCGCATAGAGATTTTGGGGTGTTTTTGCTTACAGCGGGAAAATAA
- a CDS encoding MBL fold metallo-hydrolase — translation MQIKVQPMGVYQTNCYIVTKDGKDIIIDPGVNATEWVKQNITNPIAILNTHGHFDHVWSNAELQKDLGVKLYTPKEDAMLLSSSSWMPDLPPSTPDVLVEDDEEFDIDGIKVKFRHFPGHTPGCSTIEIGDAMFSGDFIFEKSIGRTDFPYSNPEDMKKSLEKFQKLDFDKTIYPGHGGTTTIKQEQQYAPYWIKQL, via the coding sequence ATGCAAATAAAAGTGCAACCAATGGGTGTCTATCAAACGAACTGCTACATTGTCACAAAAGACGGCAAAGATATCATCATAGACCCCGGTGTAAATGCAACCGAGTGGGTAAAACAAAACATCACAAACCCCATAGCCATTTTAAACACACACGGTCATTTTGACCATGTTTGGAGTAATGCAGAGCTACAAAAGGATCTTGGCGTAAAACTCTACACACCAAAAGAAGATGCCATGCTTTTAAGCTCATCTTCATGGATGCCGGATCTCCCGCCATCAACGCCTGATGTCTTGGTAGAAGATGACGAAGAGTTCGACATAGACGGCATCAAAGTAAAATTTCGCCACTTTCCGGGGCACACACCGGGATGTTCTACCATAGAGATAGGCGATGCAATGTTCAGCGGTGATTTTATATTTGAAAAAAGCATCGGTCGCACAGACTTTCCATACTCCAATCCTGAAGATATGAAAAAGTCTCTCGAGAAATTTCAAAAACTGGACTTCGACAAAACTATCTACCCCGGTCACGGCGGCACAACGACCATAAAACAGGAACAGCAGTACGCACCCTACTGGATAAAGCAACTTTAA
- a CDS encoding ferritin-like domain-containing protein, producing MKFYKELELILEEKSPAKKIERFQRFYQSFQADSLTFEEDFTPKEFEEPSYSEVCKTVPPQNVPKRSNLTSKEGQINLLHAVAHIEYSAIDLALDAAYRFHGLPREYYADWLEVVGDEIRHFLMLEKLLCELDAEYGDVEVHDALFEASQKTQTFLERMAVVPRYLEANGLDATPMILKKLKKLPKSEMIEKIIENLEIILREEVEHVKKGDVWFKYACVRENVDASIYFDIIKKYYPRGFLRPNDLNIDARREAGFSCAELKNMAKREVC from the coding sequence ATGAAATTTTATAAAGAATTAGAATTAATTTTAGAAGAGAAATCTCCTGCAAAGAAAATAGAGAGATTTCAAAGATTTTATCAATCGTTTCAAGCAGACAGTCTGACCTTTGAAGAAGATTTTACACCAAAAGAGTTTGAAGAGCCTTCGTACAGCGAAGTATGTAAAACAGTGCCGCCGCAAAATGTTCCAAAACGCTCGAATCTCACAAGCAAAGAGGGGCAGATAAACCTGCTGCATGCCGTAGCACATATTGAGTACTCCGCTATCGATCTCGCCCTTGATGCGGCTTACAGATTTCACGGTTTACCGCGTGAATATTATGCTGATTGGCTTGAAGTGGTAGGTGATGAGATTCGCCATTTTTTGATGCTTGAAAAACTCCTGTGTGAGCTTGATGCGGAGTATGGCGATGTGGAGGTGCATGACGCACTATTTGAAGCGAGCCAAAAGACACAGACCTTTTTGGAACGCATGGCGGTTGTACCGCGTTATCTTGAAGCAAACGGCCTTGATGCCACACCGATGATATTAAAGAAGCTCAAAAAACTGCCAAAGAGTGAGATGATAGAGAAGATCATAGAAAATCTGGAGATCATCTTGCGTGAGGAAGTGGAGCATGTCAAAAAAGGGGATGTCTGGTTCAAGTATGCCTGCGTGAGAGAAAATGTAGATGCGAGTATCTATTTTGATATCATCAAAAAATACTATCCACGGGGTTTTTTACGTCCGAATGACTTAAATATAGACGCACGGCGTGAGGCAGGTTTTTCTTGTGCGGAACTTAAAAATATGGCGAAAAGAGAAGTCTGCTGA
- a CDS encoding NAD+ synthase — protein sequence MSKYSQITDYLVRFLENEVTKTGLKKVVVGLSGGLDSAVVAVLAQKAFKDDLVCVKMPSQYSSQSSLDDADELCRDFGLRNITCSIEPMLSAYEAMHDDLNNLRKGNVSARLRMTTLFDISACESALVLGTSNKSELMLGYGTLYGDLASAINPIGDLYKSEVFELAEYLDVSECIIKKPPSADLWDGQSDEADLGYTYAQLDAAMKLYVDERCSREEVIAKGIDEKMLDMIIKRIFGNHFKRKMPVIAKLTSRTLGHDFNYPRDITL from the coding sequence ATGAGTAAATATTCTCAAATAACCGACTATCTTGTCCGCTTTTTAGAAAATGAAGTGACAAAGACGGGACTCAAAAAAGTAGTTGTCGGTTTAAGCGGCGGGCTGGATTCTGCTGTGGTGGCAGTATTGGCACAAAAGGCCTTTAAAGATGATCTGGTATGTGTGAAGATGCCTTCGCAATACTCTTCGCAAAGTTCTCTCGATGATGCGGATGAATTATGTCGTGACTTTGGTTTGCGAAACATCACCTGCTCGATCGAGCCGATGTTGTCGGCTTATGAAGCGATGCATGATGATCTGAACAACCTTCGTAAAGGAAATGTCTCTGCCCGTCTTCGTATGACGACGCTCTTTGATATTTCGGCTTGTGAGAGTGCTTTGGTCTTGGGAACGAGCAATAAAAGTGAACTGATGCTAGGCTATGGAACACTTTATGGCGACCTTGCATCGGCGATCAATCCCATCGGCGATCTTTACAAGAGTGAGGTCTTTGAACTTGCGGAGTATCTCGACGTGAGTGAGTGCATCATTAAAAAGCCGCCTTCTGCTGACCTGTGGGATGGACAGAGTGACGAAGCTGATCTGGGTTACACCTATGCGCAGCTCGATGCGGCAATGAAACTCTATGTCGATGAGAGATGCTCACGTGAGGAGGTCATTGCAAAGGGCATCGATGAAAAGATGCTCGATATGATCATAAAAAGAATTTTTGGGAATCATTTTAAACGTAAAATGCCCGTGATAGCAAAATTGACCTCACGTACACTGGGACATGATTTTAATTATCCAAGAGATATAACCCTATAA
- a CDS encoding DegT/DnrJ/EryC1/StrS family aminotransferase, whose translation MKKELKIPFSKYESSRAAHSYVSDALDGEDVNQVAELEEEFSNYVGASYALATSHGTSALHLAMLALDLKRGDKIVCCVNAHPSIPEVVRHFDAEPVFIDIEDVTYNMNLDKLEEYLEANSSKKLKAVIISHLGGVTVDLERLYAMGRRFGVKIVEDASDALGATYKGEKIGSTGGDIVCFNFSPHLKKNICNGGMLVTDDDEIMERARLLANHAMVRDEDALEYIYDVVDIGNDYSLSQLNAAYIRAQVMEQDSNIQRQKEIAQMYSAELDGVDHVTIPDMSNEENPFSLYIIKIDKNRDSFAVALREEGIGTGLHYIPLHLLSYYKAKYALRVNDFPVALRSFQQVLSLPIYASMSDDDVKTVIAAIKKIAKTRV comes from the coding sequence ATGAAAAAAGAGTTGAAGATACCGTTTAGTAAATATGAAAGTTCACGTGCAGCACACTCCTATGTAAGTGATGCTCTTGACGGTGAAGATGTCAATCAGGTTGCCGAACTAGAAGAAGAGTTTAGTAATTATGTAGGTGCTTCCTATGCTCTTGCTACATCACATGGCACATCGGCTCTGCATTTGGCGATGCTTGCACTTGACTTGAAACGCGGTGATAAGATCGTCTGTTGTGTCAATGCCCATCCAAGTATTCCTGAGGTTGTTCGTCATTTCGATGCTGAACCTGTTTTTATAGACATCGAAGATGTGACTTATAATATGAATCTTGACAAACTTGAAGAGTATCTTGAAGCCAACAGTTCAAAAAAACTTAAAGCTGTCATTATCTCACACCTTGGCGGTGTTACGGTCGATCTCGAACGTCTCTATGCGATGGGCAGACGTTTTGGTGTAAAAATTGTGGAAGATGCTTCTGACGCACTTGGGGCTACATACAAAGGTGAGAAGATAGGATCGACAGGCGGCGACATTGTATGTTTTAACTTCTCTCCGCACTTGAAAAAGAACATCTGTAATGGCGGTATGCTGGTAACGGATGATGATGAGATAATGGAGCGTGCACGTCTGCTTGCCAATCATGCAATGGTACGTGACGAAGATGCACTGGAGTATATCTATGATGTTGTTGATATTGGGAACGATTACTCTTTAAGTCAGCTCAATGCCGCTTATATTCGTGCACAGGTCATGGAGCAGGACAGTAACATCCAAAGACAAAAAGAGATAGCGCAAATGTACTCTGCCGAACTTGATGGCGTGGACCATGTAACCATTCCTGACATGAGTAATGAAGAGAATCCTTTCTCGTTGTATATCATCAAGATAGATAAGAACCGTGACTCTTTTGCTGTTGCTCTGCGTGAGGAGGGCATTGGTACAGGATTGCACTATATTCCGCTTCATCTGTTGAGCTACTACAAAGCGAAATATGCTTTGAGAGTTAATGACTTTCCGGTAGCACTGCGCTCATTTCAACAGGTGCTTTCTCTGCCTATCTATGCAAGTATGAGTGATGATGATGTGAAAACTGTTATCGCTGCGATTAAAAAAATAGCAAAAACAAGAGTATAA
- a CDS encoding tetraacyldisaccharide 4'-kinase gives MKSAVVFWVENYFYNPNLLQKLLSFFLLPLSWLYCFVMYLRFKTAKAEDFGIRIVSIGNLTVGGSGKTPLVTALAQKQKNPAIILRGYGRASSGMIVVKDENGILCDVATSGDEAMIYAKKLPHATVIVSEDRKPAIVKAKEMGCEMVFLDDAYSKHDIKKEDIIIDVKTTNNFCLPSGPYRERLWSNKEAKIVHEGEDFVREVKLVGGSDRMSLVTAIARPQRLDAYLPENLVGRHYFEDHHSFTKEELEKILEDDGATSLLVTFKDYVKIEEFGVPLSLLDLEVKVNEKTFREFVF, from the coding sequence TTGAAATCTGCAGTCGTCTTTTGGGTTGAAAACTATTTTTACAACCCAAATCTGCTACAAAAACTTCTCTCATTCTTTCTTTTACCCCTTTCCTGGCTCTACTGTTTTGTGATGTATCTGCGATTTAAAACTGCAAAAGCAGAGGATTTTGGCATTCGCATAGTCAGCATAGGTAATCTCACAGTCGGCGGCAGCGGTAAGACACCGCTTGTAACGGCGCTTGCACAAAAGCAGAAAAATCCTGCAATCATTTTGCGTGGATACGGACGGGCGTCTAGCGGCATGATAGTTGTAAAAGATGAAAATGGTATTTTGTGTGATGTCGCAACAAGTGGTGATGAAGCGATGATCTATGCGAAAAAACTTCCTCACGCAACGGTCATTGTAAGCGAAGATAGAAAGCCAGCCATAGTAAAAGCAAAAGAGATGGGCTGTGAGATGGTCTTTCTCGATGATGCTTACTCAAAGCATGACATCAAAAAAGAGGATATCATTATAGATGTCAAAACGACCAACAATTTCTGTCTGCCAAGCGGGCCTTACAGAGAAAGATTATGGAGTAATAAGGAGGCAAAGATAGTCCATGAAGGTGAAGATTTCGTGCGTGAGGTTAAGCTGGTTGGCGGCAGTGATAGAATGTCTCTGGTAACTGCCATAGCCAGACCGCAAAGGCTCGATGCCTATCTGCCTGAAAATCTTGTCGGCAGGCATTACTTTGAAGATCATCACAGTTTTACAAAAGAGGAACTTGAGAAGATCTTAGAAGATGATGGCGCGACATCGCTTCTTGTGACATTTAAAGATTATGTGAAGATAGAAGAGTTTGGAGTGCCGCTTTCACTTCTGGATCTGGAAGTGAAAGTGAATGAAAAAACTTTTAGAGAGTTTGTTTTTTAA